In the genome of Candoia aspera isolate rCanAsp1 chromosome 1, rCanAsp1.hap2, whole genome shotgun sequence, one region contains:
- the LOC134505503 gene encoding WD repeat and coiled-coil-containing protein-like: MELGKGKLLRTGLNALYQAIHPVHGIAWTDGKQVILTSLYQHNGEPNFGNSNVVGQFEHVHGLYWGPFCAPDAPALLAIQHKRHITMWQLCYSVSEQNKLMVYQISEISELFPILPQGCVWHPKKEILAVLTTRETSVLHSVRLNNSRIKADLKGTGIIHCACWTEEGSRLVIGIGSALHSYMWDDDQKTLNPCSFCPIFDVGGYVCAVEPTVSAQVAVATELPLDKICSLNAGISFEIPTELTGNSIPSQSGPLGYDGDLSVDGGKTLTDQEKSIGTFASSPVDLIHFPSSKQQSENSPLINLRPKDYLTGSGQDASHLILVTFERKVTTSKKVSIPGILVPDIMAFDSKTQTVAVASNTCNVILTYSLISSHLPNIQQMQLEKNERPKGLCFLTEKLLLILVGKQKLMDPAFLPSSRSDKYILRLIVKKVACREVPSALSGPTQVCFRNVPVKRESIESHSSDAHSLREGLLLPGCTIMPSPGKKKLIEEIKNTPNEQCLLTSIVDSAEKKMPVDFPEAFRTLDIEPLAHSFALPGFENPSGLLNMPISPNTPGDSSHEPSKLCSKQMQSSHEIKRNLLQSEKEVTCISKNLEKLCYSFAELQHQLFEITELLRSGKKNVPQYPPSCEPSFVNIICQKEASGAVTSENRAFLLCDGKLRLSIIQQTFDVCVVEMQHNLSWIVLTADSDGFIPLTFESQQEIIIRDVNAKSSDSSSTSSKALGVVSSAEGYRKLSSQSLDFTASSMEVLREQSSQCVVENSHSSGQTSSSS; the protein is encoded by the exons ATGGAGCTGGGGAAAGGAAAGCTGTTGAGAACTGGCCTTAATGCCTTATACCAGGCCATCCATCCTGTGCATGGGATTGCTTGGACAGATGGAAAGCAAGTGATATTGACTTCTTTATACCAGCATAATGGAGAACCTAACTTTGGCAACTCGAATGTTGTGGGTCAATTTGAACACGTCCATGGACTTTACTGGGGTCCATTTTGTGCTCCAGATGCTCCTGCACTCCTTGCTATTCAGCATAAAAGACACATTACAATGTGGCAACTCTGTTACAGtgtttcagaacaaaacaaattGATGGTTTATCAAATCAGTGAAATCAGTGAGCTGTTTCCTATACTTCCTCAGGGTTGTGTCTGGCATCCCAAAAAAGAAATCTTGGCTGTGCTCACTACGCGAGAAACTTCTGTGCTCCATTCGGTGCGTCTCAATAACTCCAGAATAAAAGCAGATCTCAAAGGTACCGGTATCATTCATTGTGCTTGTTGGACTGAGGAAGGCAGCCGTTTGGTGATTGGGATAGGTAGTGCACTCCATTCCTATATGTGGGATGATGATCAGAAAACCTTAAATCCATGCTCCTTTTGTCCAATATTTGATGTTGGGGGCTACGTTTGTGCAGTGGAACCAACTGTGAGTGCACAAGTGGCAGTTGCTACTGAACTACCACTAGATAAGATCTGCAGCTTAAATGCTGGTATTTCATTTGAAATCCCAACGGAGCTTACTGGAAATTCTATTCCCTCCCAAAGTGGCCCATTGGGATATGATGGTGACCTCTCTGTGGATGGTGGAAAAACGTTAACAGACCAGGAAAAGTCCATTGGAACTTTTGCATCATCACCAGTGGATTTGATTCATTTTCCTTCAAGCAAACAGCAATCTGAAAACAGTCCTCTCATTAATCTAAGACCCAAGGATTACCTAACTGGAAGTGGTCAAGATGCATCACATTTGATTTTGGTGACTTTTGAAAGAAAAGTGACAACTAGCAAAAAAGTCAGCATCCCAGGTATCCTGGTCCCAGATATCATGGCTTTTGACTCTAAAACACAGACTGTGGCAGTTGCCTCCAATACTTGTAATGTAATTTTAACATATTCCTTAATTTCATCACATCTGCCTAACATTCAACAAatgcagctggaaaaaaatgagaggCCGAAGGGATTGTGTTTCCTGACAGAGAAACTGTTGCTGATCCTGGTTGGAAAACAGAAATTAATGGACCCTGCTTTTCTCCCATCTTCACGCTCAGATAAGTACATTCTCCGCTTGATAGTCAAAAAGGTTGCCTGCAGAGAAGTTCCCTCTGCACTTTCAGGTCCTACTCAGGTTTGTTTTAGGAACGTACCAGTGAAAAGAGAGAGCATTGAAAGTCATTCTTCTGATGCTCACTCTTTGAGGGAAGGATTGCTGCTCCCAGGTTGCACAATCATGccatctcctgggaagaaaaaactgatagaagaaattaaaaacactCCTAATGAGCAATGCCTGTTAACAAGCATTGTGGATTCTGCTGAGAAAAAGATGCCTGTGGATTTTCCCGAAGCTTTCAGAACTTTGGACATTGAGCCACTAGCTCATTCCTTTGCTCTTCCAGGGTTTGAAAACCCTTCAGGATTGCTAAATATGCCAATTTCACCAAACACACCAGGAGACAGTTCTCATGAACCTTCTAAGTTATGCAGCAAACAAATGCAGAGTTCTCATGAAATAAAAAGGAACTTATTGCAAAGTGAAAAAGAAGTTACTTGTATCTCTAAAAATCTAGAAAAACTGTGCTACAGCTTTGCAGAACTTCAGCATCAACTTTTTGAAATAACTGAACTTCtgagatctggaaaaaaaaatgttccacaaTATCCACCATCTTGTGAGCCTTCTTTTGTTAACATAATTTGCCAG AAGGAGGCTTCAGGAGCTGTTACTTCTGAAAATCGCGCTTTTCTCCTCTGTGATGGAAAACTCCGTCTGAGTATAATTCAGCAAACTTTTGATGTGTGTGTAGTTGAAATGCAGCATA ATTTATCCTGGATTGTTCTTACAGCGGACAGTGATGGTTTTATTCCATTAACATTTGAATCCCAGCAGGAGATCATCATAAGAGACGTGAATGCCAAATCTAGTGACAGCAGTAGCACGTCTTCCAAAGCACTTGGTGTGGTCAGTTCCGCAGAGGGATACAGGAAACTTTCCTCCCAAAGTCTGGATTTCACAGCCAGCTCCATGGAAGTCTTGAGAGAACAGTCTTCTCAGTGTGTAGTAGAGAACAGCCATTCTTCAGGCCAAACCAGCAGCTCTTCCTAA